A window from Methylococcus mesophilus encodes these proteins:
- a CDS encoding MlaD family protein: MNKANPTLIGGFVVGGIVLLVVCVLLFTQLKVSDAMRFVVYFNESVNGLNVGAPVKVKGVAVGNVVDIRVLADMDGSRVLTPVVIEVDPNKMVDRSGHASKRRNRSIQPLIERGLRAQLQVQSLVTGQLYVALDFLPYTPVNLVGSTLDFHPYEEIPAIPSSKEKITNTIDEVVSEFRQLPLHEIAAALVASIRRAEALLNSPKIESILTSTDQALQQVNATLKESRARLEPMLANLDGAIGDHRRLTNDLDRQVQPTLKHLDEALLAATSAMRQIDSAAGSINDPVLQHTVDAAIDEVSQAARAIRVLSDFIQRNPNALIVGKQNNGD; this comes from the coding sequence TCGTGCTGCTGGTGGTTTGCGTGCTGCTGTTCACCCAGCTCAAAGTCAGCGATGCCATGCGGTTCGTGGTTTACTTCAACGAATCCGTGAACGGGCTGAACGTCGGCGCGCCGGTGAAGGTCAAGGGCGTCGCGGTAGGCAATGTCGTCGACATTCGCGTGCTCGCCGACATGGATGGCAGCCGCGTGCTGACACCGGTGGTGATCGAAGTGGACCCTAACAAGATGGTCGACCGCTCCGGCCATGCGTCGAAAAGGCGCAACCGCAGCATCCAGCCATTGATCGAACGCGGACTGCGGGCCCAGCTTCAAGTGCAAAGCCTGGTGACCGGCCAGCTCTACGTTGCCTTGGATTTCCTACCCTACACGCCCGTCAATCTGGTCGGAAGCACCCTGGACTTCCACCCTTATGAGGAAATCCCGGCCATTCCCTCCAGCAAGGAAAAAATCACCAACACCATCGACGAGGTGGTTTCCGAATTCCGCCAACTGCCGCTGCACGAGATCGCGGCCGCGTTGGTCGCTTCCATCCGGCGGGCGGAGGCGCTGCTCAATTCGCCGAAGATCGAGTCGATACTGACCTCGACCGACCAGGCATTGCAACAGGTCAACGCCACTCTCAAGGAATCACGTGCCCGCCTGGAGCCCATGCTCGCCAACCTCGACGGCGCCATCGGCGATCACCGGCGGCTGACCAACGATCTGGACCGCCAGGTTCAGCCGACATTGAAACATCTGGACGAAGCCCTCCTCGCCGCGACCTCCGCCATGCGCCAGATCGACAGCGCCGCCGGCAGCATCAACGATCCGGTGCTCCAGCATACGGTCGATGCGGCGATCGACGAAGTCTCCCAGGCGGCGCGGGCGATCCGGGTGCTGAGCGACTTCATCC